A stretch of Paenibacillus mucilaginosus 3016 DNA encodes these proteins:
- the rplN gene encoding 50S ribosomal protein L14, which translates to MIQPFTRLNVADNSGAKSLMCIRVLGGTGRRTANIGDLIVCSVKEATPGGVVKKGDVVKAVVVRTRRGARRKDGSYITFDENAAVIVKEDKSPRGTRIFGPVARELRDRDFMKIVSLAPEVI; encoded by the coding sequence ATGATTCAACCATTTACACGCTTGAACGTAGCTGATAACTCCGGTGCTAAATCGCTCATGTGTATCCGAGTGTTGGGTGGTACGGGTCGTCGTACAGCTAACATCGGCGACTTGATCGTTTGCTCCGTGAAAGAAGCAACACCAGGTGGCGTTGTCAAAAAGGGTGATGTAGTGAAGGCTGTTGTTGTCCGTACGAGACGCGGTGCTCGCCGGAAAGACGGTTCTTACATCACATTCGACGAGAATGCAGCTGTAATCGTTAAAGAAGATAAGAGCCCACGCGGTACACGGATCTTCGGACCAGTTGCTCGCGAACTTCGTGACAGAGACTTCATGAAGATCGTATCTCTTGCTCCGGAAGTTATCTAA
- the rplP gene encoding 50S ribosomal protein L16, whose product MLVPKRVKHRKEHRGNMRGRAKGGAEVHFGEFGLQAMEPAWVTNRQIEAARVAMTRYMKRGGKVWIRIFPQKSYTAKGVGVRMGSGKGAPAGWVAVVKREKIMFEIGGVDEATAREALRLASTKLPIKTKFVTRSSDVGGEANEG is encoded by the coding sequence ATGTTAGTTCCTAAACGTGTAAAACACCGTAAAGAGCACCGCGGCAATATGCGCGGTCGTGCAAAAGGTGGCGCTGAGGTTCATTTCGGTGAGTTCGGTCTCCAGGCAATGGAACCGGCATGGGTAACCAACCGTCAAATCGAAGCGGCTCGTGTTGCTATGACACGTTACATGAAGCGTGGCGGTAAAGTTTGGATTAGAATTTTCCCTCAAAAGTCATACACTGCAAAAGGTGTAGGTGTACGTATGGGTTCTGGTAAAGGTGCACCTGCAGGTTGGGTAGCTGTAGTTAAGAGAGAAAAGATTATGTTTGAAATTGGTGGTGTTGATGAAGCAACTGCTCGTGAAGCTTTGAGACTTGCTTCAACTAAGTTACCAATTAAGACTAAGTTTGTAACTAGAAGTTCGGATGTAGGTGGTGAAGCAAATGAAGGCTAG
- the rpsQ gene encoding 30S ribosomal protein S17, giving the protein MAERNERKTQLGKVVSDKMDKTIVVAVETYKKHDLYHKRIKYTKKFKAHDENNEAKIGDVVKIMETRPLSKDKRWRLVEVVEKAVIV; this is encoded by the coding sequence ATGGCTGAACGCAACGAGCGTAAGACGCAGCTGGGCAAAGTCGTTAGCGACAAGATGGATAAAACCATCGTTGTAGCTGTAGAAACTTACAAAAAACACGACCTCTACCACAAGCGTATTAAATATACGAAGAAATTCAAAGCACATGATGAGAACAACGAAGCTAAGATTGGTGACGTTGTGAAAATCATGGAAACTCGTCCGCTCTCCAAGGATAAGCGTTGGAGACTGGTTGAAGTGGTCGAAAAAGCGGTTATCGTTTAA
- the rpmC gene encoding 50S ribosomal protein L29 has translation MKASEFRNLTTAEIEQKIAGFKEQLFNLRFQLATGQLDNPVQIQKVRKEIARAKTVLRERELGITS, from the coding sequence ATGAAGGCTAGTGAATTTCGCAACCTAACCACTGCTGAGATCGAACAAAAGATTGCCGGATTTAAAGAGCAGCTCTTTAACCTCCGTTTTCAACTGGCTACCGGTCAACTGGATAATCCCGTACAAATTCAGAAAGTCCGCAAAGAGATTGCCCGGGCAAAAACTGTTTTGCGTGAAAGAGAATTGGGAATCACTAGTTAA
- the rpsC gene encoding 30S ribosomal protein S3, which yields MGQKVNPVGLRIGIIRDWESKWYAGKDFGDLLMEDVKIREYLKQKLKESAVSRIEIERAANRVNVTIHTAKPGMVIGKGGSEVEVIRGYLSKLTNGKKVHINISEVKNPELDAILVAESIAQQLERRVSFRRALKQSIQRTIRSGAKGIKTSVSGRLGGAEIARTEGYSEGTVPLHTLRADIDYGTAEAHTTYGRIGVKVWIYRGEVLPTAKKKAAAEGGN from the coding sequence GTGGGTCAAAAAGTAAACCCGGTGGGACTTCGTATCGGTATCATCCGTGACTGGGAGTCCAAATGGTATGCCGGCAAAGATTTCGGCGATCTGCTGATGGAAGACGTAAAGATCCGTGAATATCTGAAGCAAAAATTGAAAGAATCTGCCGTTTCCCGTATTGAAATCGAGCGTGCAGCTAACCGCGTGAACGTTACGATTCATACTGCGAAGCCAGGTATGGTAATTGGTAAAGGCGGTTCCGAAGTTGAAGTAATCCGCGGCTACCTCTCCAAGCTGACTAACGGCAAAAAGGTTCACATCAACATCTCTGAAGTAAAGAACCCTGAACTGGACGCGATTCTGGTTGCAGAAAGCATTGCACAACAACTGGAGCGTCGCGTATCGTTCCGTCGTGCACTGAAGCAATCGATCCAAAGAACGATTCGTTCCGGCGCAAAAGGGATCAAAACATCGGTTAGCGGTCGTCTGGGCGGTGCTGAAATCGCCAGAACGGAAGGATACAGCGAGGGTACGGTACCTCTTCATACTCTTCGTGCGGATATCGACTACGGTACTGCAGAAGCTCATACAACCTATGGTCGTATCGGCGTAAAAGTATGGATCTACCGTGGCGAAGTTCTTCCAACGGCTAAGAAAAAGGCTGCTGCGGAAGGAGGCAACTAA
- the rplV gene encoding 50S ribosomal protein L22 has protein sequence MQQAKAIARYVRIAPRKAQLVVDLIRGKQVGEAIAILRHTPKSASPIVEKLLNSAIANAEHNYSLDVNNLVVTTATVDQGPTLKRFRPRAMGRASRINKRTSHITLVVSEK, from the coding sequence ACAAGCTAAGGCTATTGCTAGATATGTTCGTATTGCTCCCCGTAAGGCTCAACTCGTAGTTGATCTGATCCGCGGCAAGCAAGTGGGTGAGGCTATCGCAATCCTGCGTCACACTCCGAAGTCGGCTTCCCCGATCGTTGAGAAGCTGCTGAACTCGGCTATCGCGAATGCAGAGCATAACTACTCCCTGGATGTAAACAATCTGGTTGTAACTACTGCTACTGTAGACCAAGGGCCAACATTGAAAAGATTCCGTCCTCGTGCGATGGGTCGTGCGAGCCGTATCAATAAACGTACCAGCCACATCACTTTAGTGGTATCTGAGAAATAA